The following proteins are encoded in a genomic region of Desulfosporosinus youngiae DSM 17734:
- a CDS encoding lysophospholipid acyltransferase family protein, with the protein MEELFLKDSYHTKDNTPRFFLDRLVINTRLFFMSQFCRIVLKSRSAALKGQYDKEAWVLSSYEVFKLIEGCGGRFHITGLENLHKCQGPVVFISNHMSTLETMVFPCLIAPIMNVTFIVKDSLVEHPFFGPIMRAQNPIVVSRKDSRADFQIVMKQGQELLSNGVSIIVFPQNTRTVEFVPKEFNSLGVKLANKAKVQVVPIAIKTDFWGNGKYLKDLGPINRREPIHMAFGEPLSINGAGKEENQAIIEFIRSHLKEWNL; encoded by the coding sequence GTGGAGGAGTTATTTTTAAAGGATTCGTATCATACTAAGGATAATACACCTCGTTTTTTTCTGGATAGATTAGTGATCAATACTCGATTATTTTTTATGTCTCAATTCTGCAGGATCGTGCTGAAATCCCGGAGTGCCGCGCTAAAAGGTCAATATGATAAAGAGGCTTGGGTATTATCTTCCTATGAAGTTTTCAAATTAATTGAAGGCTGCGGAGGAAGGTTTCATATTACGGGACTTGAGAATCTGCATAAGTGCCAGGGACCTGTCGTTTTTATAAGCAACCACATGAGCACACTTGAGACAATGGTTTTTCCCTGTCTGATTGCTCCGATTATGAATGTAACCTTTATCGTTAAAGATAGTCTTGTTGAGCATCCATTTTTTGGACCCATTATGCGTGCTCAAAATCCAATTGTCGTTAGCAGAAAGGATTCCCGGGCAGATTTTCAAATAGTCATGAAACAAGGCCAGGAATTATTGTCTAATGGGGTATCAATCATTGTATTTCCGCAAAACACAAGGACTGTAGAATTTGTACCAAAGGAATTTAACAGTTTAGGAGTAAAACTGGCAAACAAAGCGAAGGTTCAGGTTGTTCCCATTGCCATAAAAACCGATTTTTGGGGAAACGGAAAATACCTGAAGGATCTGGGACCAATCAATCGTCGTGAACCAATTCATATGGCTTTTGGAGAGCCGTTATCCATTAACGGTGCAGGAAAAGAGGAAAATCAAGCAATTATTGAATTCATTCGTTCTCATTTAAAGGAATGGAATCTTTAA
- a CDS encoding DUF4180 domain-containing protein produces the protein MRVITKEKNNNIIALVQSDELLIMDIQSALDFIATVNYESGCNRIVINKEAITEDFFKLSTGLAGEILQKFVNYRVKLAIVGDFSGYTSKPLKDFIYECNHGNHVFFVVSEDEAIEKLAAAKG, from the coding sequence ATGCGTGTTATCACCAAAGAGAAGAATAATAATATAATCGCACTTGTGCAAAGTGATGAGCTGCTGATCATGGATATTCAATCGGCCTTGGATTTTATAGCAACTGTAAATTATGAATCCGGATGTAATCGGATCGTTATAAATAAAGAAGCTATTACAGAAGACTTCTTCAAGCTAAGTACAGGTCTTGCCGGTGAAATACTGCAAAAGTTTGTAAATTATAGGGTAAAGTTAGCCATTGTCGGCGATTTTTCCGGTTATACAAGTAAACCTTTGAAAGACTTCATTTATGAGTGTAATCATGGAAACCATGTCTTTTTTGTTGTTTCTGAAGATGAGGCAATCGAAAAATTGGCCGCCGCTAAAGGTTGA